A genome region from Bacteroides stercoris ATCC 43183 includes the following:
- a CDS encoding DNA/RNA non-specific endonuclease — translation MAKRKSSKKQSQGVIYLIVLACLALICREPIARALQDKLPVIKERITQKATPAITGSPLLPAPLKNVPEQILHRKGYTTSYNREHKIPNWVAWELTPEKLIERESRTDKFLPDPDLPESQAVTTDDYKRSGMDRGHMCPAGDNRWHWKAMQESFYMTNICPQNHNLNRGDWKELEDACRLWTKKEGKLYIVCGPILYRQKHRTIGRKHKVTVPEAFFKVILSTRNGHPKAIGFIFKNLSGNHPLKNYVNSVDEVERITGIDFFPALPDDVEKKVEAMQDLNLWSFR, via the coding sequence ATGGCAAAAAGAAAAAGCAGCAAGAAGCAATCTCAAGGAGTGATTTACCTGATAGTGCTGGCATGTCTGGCACTCATCTGCCGTGAACCGATAGCCCGTGCGCTGCAAGACAAGCTTCCTGTAATTAAAGAGAGGATAACGCAAAAAGCAACACCCGCCATCACCGGAAGCCCCCTGCTTCCCGCTCCCCTGAAAAACGTACCCGAACAGATATTGCACCGCAAGGGCTATACCACTTCGTACAACCGCGAACATAAGATACCCAACTGGGTGGCATGGGAACTGACACCCGAAAAACTGATAGAGCGGGAAAGCCGTACCGACAAATTCCTGCCCGACCCCGACCTGCCCGAAAGCCAAGCTGTGACTACCGACGATTATAAACGCTCCGGCATGGACCGCGGACACATGTGCCCTGCCGGCGACAACCGCTGGCACTGGAAAGCCATGCAGGAAAGTTTCTACATGACCAACATCTGCCCCCAAAACCACAATCTGAACCGGGGCGACTGGAAAGAACTGGAAGATGCCTGCCGCCTGTGGACAAAAAAAGAAGGAAAGCTATACATCGTATGCGGTCCGATTCTTTACCGGCAAAAACACCGTACCATAGGCAGGAAACACAAAGTTACCGTGCCCGAAGCTTTCTTCAAAGTCATACTCAGTACCCGCAACGGGCATCCTAAAGCCATTGGCTTTATCTTTAAAAATTTATCAGGAAATCATCCGTTAAAAAACTATGTCAACAGCGTGGATGAAGTGGAACGCATCACTGGCATTGACTTTTTTCCTGCTCTGCCGGATGATGTTGAGAAAAAGGTTGAAGCCATGCAAGATTTAAATTTATGGAGCTTTCGCTAA
- a CDS encoding BACON domain-containing protein, producing MKTTFFYLKAMFAACLTLAIFAACSDDDDKSSLSSKIELSSNESEAVLAKPAEGATAITFDIKFTATGEWKAKTSHGWLSLDKKRGTAGEHTILVTVKENKEVANREAKITIAGNNNAEPVVVTVVQHGIDAELVFNTPDGDGNSDNSMELKINNEAGSIAGTVEVVSNYDWTVEIAEEWLSYEITEAGDNGVSKNISFYADPQKLSSFSEEASVSFTYKSATKATPVVVSYKVKVNIVPTVTFTVNDEEISEFSLERDIDDNFKKIVTVTSNFKGIFSDLPEWLVIENITGESITDQEGIAPFGEADFFTSEQTLIFSLKDEYLDTEKYEPASLKITGNKTGEIEFTPLTVKFNGAGNDYISVNAEGFGQQNTENGYYTFEAEGNTEIDDFGKGISKSFSVKAGDNTNCYLAKMVNNRPTNTYINGKDDNADEWWAMVRPKPATRSKIESQEYDLILKDRYIYESPMDPNAASKKRYLALFVVPNTVETFADLFDEDGELLPEYEDKFIKVEQKGLKKNYEFVVKGLSLGGTIYELKDGNITVPATGGEFQVVLEANNIDMETDGLGFYYRITGEPYQEGWDGIASYAPDAPDSFVTATIKGNEDGSVSSTLTITENESPSPRTERSCGFVADTGNELLCKFTITQKGKE from the coding sequence ATGAAAACTACATTTTTTTATTTAAAAGCAATGTTTGCCGCATGCCTTACACTGGCAATATTTGCAGCTTGTAGTGATGACGACGACAAGAGTTCTTTATCTTCAAAGATAGAACTGTCCTCCAATGAGAGTGAAGCTGTGTTGGCAAAACCTGCCGAAGGCGCTACAGCTATCACCTTCGATATAAAGTTTACCGCTACAGGAGAATGGAAAGCTAAAACATCTCACGGCTGGTTATCTCTTGACAAAAAAAGAGGTACGGCCGGTGAACATACTATTCTCGTCACTGTAAAAGAAAACAAAGAAGTCGCCAACCGTGAGGCAAAAATAACCATTGCCGGCAATAATAACGCAGAACCTGTTGTAGTAACAGTTGTTCAACACGGAATTGATGCCGAACTGGTGTTCAACACGCCCGACGGTGACGGTAACAGTGACAATAGTATGGAACTGAAGATCAATAATGAAGCTGGTAGCATCGCAGGTACTGTAGAAGTAGTCAGCAATTATGACTGGACGGTCGAAATCGCAGAAGAGTGGTTAAGCTACGAAATTACAGAAGCTGGTGACAATGGCGTCAGCAAAAATATAAGCTTCTACGCAGATCCCCAAAAACTCTCTTCTTTTTCGGAAGAAGCATCCGTTTCATTTACTTACAAAAGTGCAACCAAAGCAACTCCCGTAGTTGTGTCTTATAAAGTAAAAGTAAACATTGTGCCCACGGTTACCTTTACTGTTAATGATGAAGAAATAAGCGAGTTTAGTCTTGAAAGAGACATAGATGACAATTTTAAAAAAATAGTAACGGTTACTTCCAATTTTAAAGGAATATTCTCCGACTTGCCCGAATGGCTGGTTATCGAAAATATCACAGGCGAGAGTATAACCGACCAAGAGGGAATTGCTCCATTTGGTGAAGCGGATTTCTTTACATCTGAACAAACTCTTATCTTTTCATTAAAAGACGAGTATCTGGATACAGAAAAATATGAGCCTGCATCGCTAAAAATTACTGGAAACAAAACCGGAGAAATCGAATTTACTCCATTGACTGTTAAATTTAATGGAGCCGGGAATGATTATATTTCGGTTAATGCAGAAGGTTTCGGTCAGCAAAATACTGAAAACGGATATTATACTTTTGAGGCTGAAGGAAATACAGAAATAGATGATTTTGGCAAAGGTATTTCTAAAAGTTTTAGTGTAAAGGCAGGAGACAATACTAACTGTTATTTGGCTAAAATGGTAAATAACCGCCCTACAAATACGTATATAAATGGGAAAGATGATAATGCAGATGAATGGTGGGCAATGGTTAGACCTAAACCTGCTACCCGAAGTAAAATAGAAAGCCAAGAGTATGATTTGATTTTAAAAGATCGCTACATATATGAGAGCCCTATGGATCCTAACGCTGCATCTAAAAAACGTTACTTGGCATTATTTGTTGTTCCGAATACAGTTGAAACGTTTGCAGATCTATTTGACGAGGATGGTGAACTACTTCCCGAATACGAAGACAAATTCATCAAAGTCGAGCAAAAAGGATTGAAGAAAAACTATGAATTTGTTGTTAAAGGACTTTCTTTAGGTGGTACCATCTATGAATTAAAAGATGGTAATATTACAGTTCCCGCAACAGGCGGTGAATTCCAAGTAGTGCTCGAAGCAAATAATATCGATATGGAAACTGACGGTTTAGGATTCTATTATCGAATAACGGGCGAACCTTATCAAGAAGGTTGGGACGGTATAGCTTCTTATGCTCCAGACGCCCCGGATTCATTCGTTACTGCTACAATTAAGGGTAATGAAGATGGTAGTGTTAGTAGCACTTTGACAATTACTGAAAATGAAAGCCCATCACCACGCACAGAGAGATCTTGCGGATTTGTAGCAGATACAGGAAATGAATTATTGTGTAAGTTTACTATTACACAAAAAGGTAAAGAATAA
- a CDS encoding SusC/RagA family TonB-linked outer membrane protein, giving the protein MRKSILWFVLLTLFEIPYVLAQNGFRVTGQIISADDNQPVIGVSIIEKGTTNGVITDVDGNYSIMVTKSPTSLQFSYIGMKTVEKEFTAATRFDLKMESSAEMVDEVVVVAYGVRKKGTTTGSMSVVKDKIMEAVPTPSFDQALQGQASGLQVLSSSGEPGAVANFKIRGINSINAGTEPLFILDGVAVSSEDFSAINPSDIESVSVLKDASSTSIYGARAANGVIVITTKRGRVGDNGKIAVRAQYGVSSLAYGKWDVMNTTERLNYEEEIGLRKAGSYDRELLERTNIDWRDVVYNDAASFYSTEIQTSGATQGGFNYFISGNIFSQDGIAVGSSYDRYTFRANLEAKINNWFKVGSNATFAYEKISEAQEGEYTTSTPISASRLMLPYWNPYKEDGSWASAADGSWTGSNVNPMEWQTTNWNDTNKWKVIATAFAELRPLPGLTLRTLGGIDFLDMRSNNETSPDFVGNQGEGAIGRGFSRATNLTWTNTISYLFDIKDDHHFNVLLGQEAVDNQSDAFSVIGRGQTNSYLVNLSAATRADIPTDSRSGSTYLSFFGRAEYNYLGKYFVDLSARRDASSRFGTNSRWANFWSVGTMWNAKAESFLENVSWLDNAQLLASIGTSGNSSIPDYDHLALVAGGPIYGLEGQVLPGLAPYSKGNEDLTWEKTTILNITMKLGFLNRFNLTAEFYNKYTSDMLMAVPVSVVGGYSTRWSNMGAMVNRGVDLDLNVNVLKFKDFLWTVSANASYNKNEIKELYEGRDEYELSTTGLFLKKGHSFGEFYTNRFAGVNPANGDALWYDKNGNLTNECLDEDKVLVGKSYIAPWQGGFGTSLSWKGLTVSTQFSWVADRWMMNNDRYFNESNGTFVNYNQSKKMLYDRWKKPGDVATVPRYGIAAQLDSRFLEDASFLRWKNLMVSYTLPANLLAPLKVVENIRVYAQGQNLLTFTKFQGMDPESSMNIYAAQYPMSRQFSIGLEIGF; this is encoded by the coding sequence ATGAGAAAATCAATTCTTTGGTTTGTACTTTTAACATTATTCGAGATTCCTTATGTGCTTGCACAAAATGGATTTCGGGTGACGGGACAAATCATCTCGGCTGATGACAATCAACCGGTTATTGGTGTGTCCATTATAGAAAAAGGTACAACAAATGGTGTAATTACCGATGTTGACGGTAATTATAGTATTATGGTGACAAAATCACCTACGAGTTTACAGTTTTCTTATATTGGTATGAAAACTGTAGAAAAAGAGTTTACGGCTGCCACCCGCTTTGATTTGAAGATGGAATCCAGTGCGGAAATGGTAGATGAAGTGGTAGTTGTGGCTTACGGTGTGCGTAAGAAAGGAACAACAACAGGTTCAATGTCGGTTGTAAAAGACAAAATCATGGAAGCTGTTCCTACTCCAAGTTTCGACCAGGCACTGCAAGGACAAGCTTCAGGATTACAGGTTTTGTCCAGCAGCGGTGAACCCGGTGCCGTAGCTAATTTCAAAATCCGCGGTATCAACTCTATCAATGCTGGTACAGAACCTTTATTTATCCTGGACGGAGTAGCCGTTTCGTCAGAAGACTTTTCAGCTATCAACCCCAGTGATATAGAAAGCGTATCGGTATTGAAAGATGCCTCCTCCACTTCCATCTATGGAGCACGTGCAGCCAACGGTGTAATTGTGATTACCACCAAACGCGGACGTGTAGGAGATAACGGTAAGATTGCAGTACGTGCACAATACGGTGTATCTTCACTTGCCTATGGCAAATGGGACGTAATGAATACGACCGAACGACTTAACTATGAAGAAGAAATAGGATTGCGTAAGGCGGGTTCATACGACCGTGAACTGCTGGAACGCACAAACATAGACTGGCGTGATGTAGTATATAACGATGCTGCAAGTTTCTACAGCACCGAAATCCAAACAAGCGGAGCTACGCAAGGCGGATTTAACTACTTCATCTCAGGAAATATATTTTCGCAAGACGGTATCGCCGTTGGGTCCAGCTACGACCGTTATACTTTCCGTGCCAACCTGGAAGCTAAAATCAACAATTGGTTCAAAGTAGGAAGCAACGCCACTTTCGCATACGAAAAAATAAGCGAAGCTCAGGAAGGAGAGTACACAACCTCTACTCCTATTTCCGCGTCACGCCTGATGCTTCCCTACTGGAACCCTTATAAAGAAGACGGAAGCTGGGCTTCTGCCGCCGACGGAAGTTGGACTGGTTCCAATGTTAACCCTATGGAGTGGCAGACAACTAACTGGAACGATACGAACAAATGGAAAGTCATTGCCACGGCTTTTGCCGAACTGCGTCCGCTCCCCGGTTTAACGCTCCGTACATTGGGAGGTATAGACTTCCTGGATATGAGAAGCAACAACGAAACTTCTCCCGACTTTGTCGGCAACCAGGGTGAAGGTGCCATTGGCCGCGGTTTCTCCCGTGCAACGAACCTTACCTGGACCAATACCATCTCTTATTTGTTCGACATCAAAGACGATCATCACTTCAATGTGCTATTGGGACAGGAAGCTGTGGATAACCAATCTGACGCTTTCTCCGTAATAGGCCGCGGACAGACAAACTCTTATCTTGTGAACCTGTCTGCTGCAACCCGTGCCGATATTCCTACCGATTCAAGAAGCGGCAGTACTTACCTCTCTTTCTTCGGTCGTGCGGAATATAACTATTTAGGTAAATACTTCGTTGACCTCAGCGCACGCCGGGATGCATCTTCACGTTTCGGTACCAATTCGCGTTGGGCCAACTTCTGGTCGGTAGGTACAATGTGGAATGCAAAAGCCGAAAGCTTCTTGGAAAATGTATCTTGGCTGGACAACGCACAGCTACTTGCCAGCATCGGTACATCCGGTAACTCTTCCATCCCCGACTATGATCATCTGGCATTAGTGGCAGGCGGTCCTATCTACGGACTCGAAGGCCAGGTTCTTCCGGGTCTTGCTCCTTACTCCAAAGGAAACGAAGACTTAACTTGGGAAAAGACCACTATCCTGAACATCACCATGAAATTGGGATTCCTGAACAGATTTAACCTGACTGCGGAATTCTATAACAAATATACCTCGGACATGCTGATGGCTGTTCCCGTTTCCGTAGTAGGCGGATACTCCACCCGCTGGAGCAACATGGGTGCCATGGTTAACCGCGGTGTAGACCTGGACTTGAATGTAAATGTGCTGAAATTCAAAGATTTCCTTTGGACTGTTTCAGCCAACGCATCTTACAACAAAAATGAAATCAAGGAACTCTATGAGGGTCGCGATGAATACGAACTCTCTACCACCGGTCTGTTCCTGAAAAAAGGACACTCTTTCGGTGAGTTCTACACCAACCGTTTCGCTGGAGTCAACCCCGCCAATGGTGATGCTTTGTGGTACGACAAAAACGGTAACCTCACCAACGAATGTCTGGACGAAGACAAAGTGCTGGTAGGTAAAAGCTATATCGCTCCCTGGCAGGGCGGTTTCGGTACATCCCTTTCCTGGAAAGGACTTACCGTATCTACTCAGTTCAGTTGGGTGGCCGACCGTTGGATGATGAACAACGACCGCTATTTCAATGAAAGCAACGGTACGTTCGTCAACTATAACCAGTCGAAGAAAATGCTTTACGACCGCTGGAAGAAACCGGGCGACGTAGCCACAGTTCCTCGTTACGGCATCGCCGCACAGTTGGACAGCCGTTTCTTGGAAGACGCGTCTTTCTTGCGTTGGAAAAACCTGATGGTTTCTTATACATTGCCCGCCAACCTGCTTGCTCCGTTGAAAGTAGTTGAGAATATCCGCGTATATGCACAAGGACAAAATCTACTTACATTCACGAAGTTCCAGGGCATGGACCCGGAATCGAGCATGAACATCTATGCGGCGCAATATCCGATGTCTCGCCAGTTCTCCATAGGACTTGAGATAGGTTTTTAA
- a CDS encoding DUF4458 domain-containing protein: MNLRKNITYLFFSFLSLLAVTACSDEDDAVIAGGKGYLQLRLFAEGTTRALNDMADAKKIELELDCDGLTVVQTLGLSSVPEAEGAGLITEKIELLTGDYQLMSYTIYGAVKPGKDTPEELAYGYPGDLNFQIAQGHLTEIDVNVEATLRGKISFNLIKDLSNYQEEMDKVNNASTRATAKDETLFQYDQIAEVDVTYKMGSQVARTSQAKVYLATDADYFHTDTLSLVAGEYTVTEVKYYDKKRQNLLLVTNPNIEITVAPNVLNKQDIDVTYPENMKAISDYMALYEIWKAMDGPNWSYAGETYVAKSNWKFDGRPIDEWGNQPGVQVNADGRVKSLDLGSFNAKGDIPEALGKLTELESLWLGKHDDDLYETESVSYKLSKYSLYHKGVDLRKNRLSIAREELALRHPRRKASPMCNQKKQAYTYAEHATYDVNKGDIFNGITSIPTTIKNLQKLEILYIANGRITNLPEELVELPNLTDMELYNCKLEEFPEALKKMQNIIALNLSTTSIEGDTDGKQMMEGLNALFNSSKNLQILYAQECGLTEFPMGILDAENLVMLDMTDNKLTKLPQKENAEFAPKFAPIQAFFDNNLITKVEQFFCGTNDIEKFSIVSNHIEEFPLLFNQGAIDGKYAAETIDFTDNRISKFPEDFKGIRTETLSLSWNPIGEVKNGVSYFPSAFAKATENGQSPERVSIQNLETMNCNLDSITYTDGFQYFKNLQAWDLSGNNLRYIPYKFNVETFPYLTGLNLSQNCFSKFPIEVFNVQRLYKLYISSQTDRDGNTRCLKEFPSGMDQVFGLRFLDVSGNDIRIISEEDFPGILMEFNVADNPNLEMTIPSSVCESIVKGTYMLGFDSDQYILGCPALDLDINK, translated from the coding sequence ATGAATTTAAGGAAAAATATAACCTACTTATTCTTTTCCTTCCTCTCCTTGTTAGCAGTTACAGCATGTTCCGATGAGGATGATGCTGTAATTGCAGGAGGAAAAGGATACTTGCAGTTACGTCTGTTTGCCGAGGGTACCACACGTGCCTTAAACGATATGGCAGATGCTAAAAAGATAGAACTCGAGTTGGACTGTGATGGTCTGACTGTCGTTCAAACTTTAGGACTTTCTTCCGTACCGGAAGCTGAAGGTGCAGGCTTGATAACAGAAAAAATAGAATTACTGACCGGTGACTATCAATTGATGAGTTACACTATTTACGGTGCAGTAAAACCGGGCAAAGATACACCGGAAGAGTTAGCATACGGCTATCCGGGCGATTTAAACTTCCAAATCGCACAAGGACATCTCACAGAAATAGATGTTAATGTAGAAGCTACCTTACGAGGTAAAATCAGCTTTAATCTGATAAAGGACCTCTCCAATTATCAGGAAGAGATGGATAAGGTGAACAACGCATCTACACGCGCAACTGCAAAAGATGAGACACTGTTCCAGTACGACCAGATAGCCGAGGTAGACGTTACGTACAAAATGGGTAGCCAAGTGGCACGTACCTCACAAGCAAAAGTATACTTGGCAACCGATGCGGATTATTTCCACACTGATACACTTTCACTGGTTGCAGGTGAATATACCGTTACGGAAGTGAAGTATTATGACAAGAAGCGCCAGAATCTGTTGCTCGTTACCAATCCGAACATCGAGATTACCGTAGCTCCTAATGTACTTAACAAACAGGACATTGATGTAACCTATCCTGAAAACATGAAAGCCATTTCCGATTATATGGCTCTTTATGAAATTTGGAAAGCAATGGATGGTCCAAATTGGAGTTATGCGGGCGAAACTTATGTAGCCAAATCCAACTGGAAATTCGATGGTCGTCCCATCGATGAATGGGGTAATCAACCGGGTGTACAAGTAAATGCTGACGGCCGTGTGAAATCATTGGACTTGGGTTCGTTCAATGCCAAAGGAGACATTCCCGAGGCATTGGGTAAACTGACCGAACTGGAAAGCCTGTGGTTGGGAAAACATGATGATGACTTATATGAAACCGAAAGTGTTTCTTACAAATTAAGTAAATACAGTCTTTATCACAAAGGAGTGGATTTACGGAAAAACCGTTTGTCCATTGCCCGCGAAGAACTGGCTCTGCGTCATCCTCGCCGCAAAGCATCTCCCATGTGCAACCAGAAGAAACAGGCTTATACTTATGCCGAGCATGCTACATACGATGTGAACAAGGGCGATATATTCAACGGAATTACAAGCATTCCTACCACTATCAAAAACTTGCAAAAGTTGGAAATTCTGTATATCGCCAATGGCCGGATTACCAATCTTCCTGAGGAATTGGTAGAATTGCCCAACCTGACAGATATGGAACTCTATAACTGTAAGTTGGAAGAATTCCCCGAAGCATTGAAGAAGATGCAGAATATCATTGCATTGAACCTCAGTACGACTTCCATCGAAGGTGATACGGACGGTAAACAGATGATGGAAGGTTTGAATGCACTGTTCAATAGCTCTAAGAACCTACAGATACTCTATGCACAGGAATGCGGACTGACCGAATTCCCAATGGGTATATTAGATGCAGAAAATCTTGTTATGCTCGACATGACGGATAATAAACTGACTAAATTGCCCCAAAAAGAAAATGCTGAATTTGCTCCGAAGTTTGCACCTATACAAGCATTCTTTGATAATAATTTGATTACCAAAGTAGAGCAGTTTTTCTGCGGAACCAATGACATTGAAAAATTCTCAATTGTCAGCAACCACATCGAAGAATTCCCGTTATTGTTTAATCAAGGTGCAATAGACGGCAAATATGCAGCTGAAACCATTGATTTTACAGACAACCGGATTTCCAAGTTCCCGGAAGACTTCAAGGGTATCCGCACTGAAACGCTTTCATTGAGCTGGAATCCGATTGGCGAGGTTAAAAACGGAGTAAGCTACTTCCCTTCTGCTTTTGCCAAAGCTACAGAAAACGGCCAGTCTCCCGAGCGCGTATCCATCCAAAACTTGGAAACAATGAACTGTAATTTGGACTCCATTACTTATACAGACGGTTTCCAGTACTTCAAGAATCTTCAGGCATGGGACCTCTCGGGCAACAATTTGCGCTACATTCCTTACAAATTCAATGTAGAGACTTTCCCGTACCTGACTGGCTTGAATCTGAGTCAAAACTGCTTCTCTAAATTTCCGATAGAGGTATTCAATGTACAAAGACTGTACAAACTTTATATCTCCAGCCAGACCGACAGAGATGGCAACACACGTTGTCTGAAAGAATTCCCAAGCGGTATGGACCAGGTATTCGGTTTGCGTTTTCTGGATGTATCGGGCAATGACATCCGGATAATTTCGGAAGAAGATTTCCCAGGCATACTGATGGAATTTAACGTTGCAGATAATCCAAACCTGGAAATGACGATTCCGTCCAGTGTTTGCGAATCAATTGTTAAAGGAACATACATGTTGGGATTTGATTCAGACCAGTACATATTAGGTTGTCCGGCATTGGATTTGGATATAAATAAATAA
- a CDS encoding DUF4984 domain-containing protein translates to MKKLLKVLWALPLTALLAVGCQSEDVVYNGGDYVMFSDSVYTMPVLEDDKVFEVPVSATNATDYDRNYAVEIINEKSTAIRGYHFDFVDGTNNITIKAGERVGIVKLKPTYANVAREDSLVISLRLLEPKDEELDLYGNVTRVDMQKCYPFSMDNFMYPGAYTYMLASFPFGDQLQQIRVDAEVVDDHTIKLKNAFSDLYPIRLIFDDSDPLNYVINVPEQEAFKDSNYGTIYLRSVEMYPSYFNVPDRFFILYLEMYIPQVGSFGVYQYIFKCITKEEAWEMDNGEINTGGSILSLRALSEN, encoded by the coding sequence ATGAAGAAACTTTTAAAAGTTCTATGGGCATTGCCTTTAACGGCACTGCTGGCTGTAGGTTGCCAGTCGGAAGACGTGGTGTACAACGGCGGAGACTACGTAATGTTCTCCGACTCTGTCTATACCATGCCTGTATTGGAAGACGACAAGGTGTTTGAAGTACCCGTATCGGCTACCAATGCCACAGACTATGACCGCAACTATGCTGTAGAAATCATCAATGAGAAATCTACAGCCATACGCGGCTATCATTTCGATTTTGTAGATGGCACCAATAATATCACTATCAAAGCCGGTGAACGTGTGGGTATAGTAAAACTGAAACCGACATACGCCAATGTAGCTCGTGAAGACAGCCTGGTTATTAGCCTGCGATTGTTGGAACCGAAAGACGAAGAACTCGACCTGTACGGTAATGTAACGCGTGTGGATATGCAGAAATGCTATCCTTTCAGTATGGATAATTTCATGTATCCGGGCGCTTACACATATATGCTCGCTTCTTTCCCGTTCGGTGACCAATTGCAGCAGATACGTGTGGATGCCGAAGTGGTGGATGACCATACAATCAAATTAAAGAACGCTTTCAGCGACCTGTATCCCATCCGACTCATTTTCGATGACAGCGACCCGCTGAATTATGTCATTAACGTACCTGAACAGGAAGCGTTTAAAGACAGCAATTACGGTACCATTTATTTACGCTCTGTAGAGATGTATCCTTCGTACTTCAATGTACCCGACCGTTTCTTTATTCTTTATCTGGAAATGTATATCCCGCAAGTAGGTAGTTTTGGCGTATACCAATACATCTTCAAATGCATCACCAAAGAAGAAGCCTGGGAAATGGACAACGGTGAAATCAATACAGGAGGTTCTATTTTGAGCCTCAGAGCACTATCTGAAAACTAA
- a CDS encoding RagB/SusD family nutrient uptake outer membrane protein translates to MKKIKIASLCFLFALGATSCSDFLDRYPDSAIPEKDAMKTLDDCSEVVTGIYSAFKNGALYSGPLTILPDIQADMAYASSTNMGQYTAAYRWEIKPNDTDVESIYAGLYQIVARCNFFLDYKDQVYETLTKEEDKKTFEKRLGDVYFARALAFADLIRTFCEAYTEENKDTPDMGISLPMTYAEAVPKVKRSTLYESYKQVLDDLEQAEKYIPAERSVADSPYFSIGAVNALRARVCLYMLDYEGAVKAATKVIGSKIYTLADATTPYATVGDTQISEYQYMWRYDEADEIIWKVAMSSDSYGGSLGNVFLNYNGATYNPQYIFSEQILNLYESNDFRTSVFCAQQENSAGNTVYMIVKYPGNPNLDGGLQQNFINMPKPLRLSEVYLIRAEAYYNLGKATEASQDLTALKRKRYQSFGSFSAEGEDLIKEIRNERIRELYMEGFRLSDMKRWGLDLVRKKQLYTMDGPSNNELKRTKDHPLFTWPIPKNEIEATNGVVKGNRSNGSNN, encoded by the coding sequence ATGAAAAAAATAAAAATAGCATCGCTTTGCTTCCTGTTTGCTTTGGGAGCGACATCGTGCAGTGATTTTCTGGACCGCTATCCGGACTCGGCTATTCCGGAAAAAGACGCCATGAAGACATTGGACGATTGCAGCGAAGTTGTGACCGGTATTTATAGCGCGTTTAAAAACGGTGCGCTTTATAGTGGTCCTTTGACTATCCTGCCCGATATTCAGGCAGATATGGCATATGCTTCTTCCACCAACATGGGACAGTATACGGCTGCCTACCGCTGGGAAATAAAACCCAACGATACTGACGTGGAAAGCATTTATGCAGGACTTTACCAGATTGTAGCCCGCTGCAACTTCTTTCTGGACTACAAAGACCAAGTGTATGAAACACTGACGAAAGAAGAAGATAAAAAGACTTTCGAAAAGCGTTTGGGTGATGTATATTTTGCCCGTGCGCTGGCTTTTGCCGATTTAATCCGTACTTTCTGTGAGGCATATACGGAAGAAAACAAAGATACTCCGGATATGGGTATCTCACTTCCGATGACGTATGCCGAAGCGGTTCCCAAGGTAAAGCGTTCCACACTGTACGAATCTTACAAACAAGTACTGGACGACCTGGAACAAGCCGAGAAATATATACCGGCCGAACGTTCGGTTGCCGACTCTCCCTACTTCAGTATCGGTGCCGTTAATGCGCTCCGTGCACGTGTCTGCCTATATATGCTCGACTATGAAGGTGCCGTGAAAGCAGCTACCAAAGTTATCGGAAGCAAAATCTATACATTGGCCGATGCCACTACTCCCTATGCTACTGTAGGCGATACTCAGATATCCGAATATCAATATATGTGGAGATATGATGAAGCCGATGAAATCATCTGGAAAGTAGCCATGTCATCCGACAGCTATGGAGGAAGCCTGGGCAATGTGTTCCTTAACTATAACGGAGCTACTTACAACCCGCAATATATCTTCTCCGAGCAAATTCTGAATTTATATGAAAGCAACGACTTCCGTACGAGCGTATTCTGTGCGCAACAGGAAAATTCGGCCGGAAACACTGTTTACATGATTGTAAAATATCCGGGCAACCCGAATTTGGATGGTGGTCTGCAGCAGAATTTCATCAACATGCCGAAACCTCTCCGCCTTTCGGAAGTATATCTGATTCGCGCCGAAGCTTATTACAATTTAGGAAAAGCTACGGAAGCTTCCCAAGACCTTACAGCACTGAAACGCAAACGTTATCAGTCGTTCGGCAGCTTTAGTGCTGAAGGTGAAGACCTCATTAAGGAAATCCGCAACGAACGCATACGCGAATTATACATGGAAGGTTTCCGTCTTTCGGACATGAAGCGCTGGGGACTTGACTTGGTACGCAAAAAACAGCTTTATACAATGGACGGACCGAGCAACAATGAACTGAAACGTACGAAAGACCATCCGCTCTTTACATGGCCTATCCCCAAAAATGAGATTGAGGCTACCAACGGAGTGGTAAAAGGCAATAGAAGTAATGGAAGTAATAATTAA